A genomic region of Bradyrhizobium sp. ORS 278 contains the following coding sequences:
- a CDS encoding glutathione binding-like protein, with the protein MIDLHYAPTPNGWKISIMLEELGLPYTVIPVDIRAGDQFKPDFLAISPNNRIPAIIDHAPADGGEPLSVFETGAILIYLADKTGRFLPTEMRARSRVVQWVMWQMAGLGPMMGQHGHFALYAAEKVPYAIQRYRDEVARLFHVLDVQLGKTGAYVAGEDYSIADIACFPWMMTHKAQGFTLDDYPNIKRWYATLRARPKLQAGLAIGKFVKEPFNDETRHVMFGARAKEMTGRS; encoded by the coding sequence ATGATCGACCTCCATTACGCGCCGACGCCGAACGGCTGGAAGATCTCGATCATGCTCGAGGAACTCGGGCTGCCTTATACCGTCATTCCCGTCGACATCCGTGCCGGAGACCAGTTCAAGCCGGATTTCCTGGCGATCAGCCCGAACAACCGGATTCCGGCGATCATCGACCACGCTCCGGCAGACGGGGGCGAGCCGTTGTCGGTGTTCGAGACCGGCGCGATCCTGATCTACCTCGCCGACAAGACCGGGCGTTTTCTGCCAACGGAAATGCGCGCGCGCTCGCGCGTGGTGCAATGGGTGATGTGGCAGATGGCGGGGCTCGGGCCGATGATGGGCCAGCACGGTCATTTCGCGCTGTACGCTGCGGAGAAAGTGCCCTACGCGATCCAGCGCTACCGCGACGAGGTCGCGCGCCTGTTCCACGTGCTCGACGTGCAGCTCGGCAAGACCGGCGCCTACGTCGCGGGTGAGGACTACTCGATTGCCGACATCGCCTGCTTCCCGTGGATGATGACGCACAAGGCGCAGGGCTTCACGCTCGACGACTATCCGAACATCAAGCGCTGGTACGCAACCTTGCGCGCGCGGCCGAAGCTGCAGGCGGGTCTTGCGATCGGCAAGTTCGTGAAGGAGCCGTTCAACGACGAGACGCGCCACGTGATGTTCGGCGCGCGGGCGAAGGAGATGACGGGGCGATCGTGA
- a CDS encoding circularly permuted type 2 ATP-grasp protein produces the protein MAVAFDEMNEPGGDVRQAYQELSRWLKETPPEALEYRRHEAELLFRRIGITFAVYGEAEAQERLIPFDVIPRILSGKEWTLLEKGLKQRVKALNMFLRDIYHGRDILRANVVPDDLIFQNPVFRPEMNGQDVPHDVYVHIAGIDIVRVDANDFIVLEDNARTPSGVSYMLENREIMMRLFPDLFARHRVAPVERYPDELLSCLRSVAPLSASAEPTVALMTPGIYNSAYYEHSFLADKLGIELVEGRDLIVKNDEVFMRTTEGLKRVDVIYRRVDDDFLDPLTFRPDSALGVPGLMSAYVAGNITLANAVGTGIADDKAIYSYMPDIVKFYLAEEPILKNVQTWRCREPQDLSYVLDHLGELVVKEVHGSGGYGMLIGPAATKATIEAFRDKLKREPEGFIAQPTLALSTCPTCVPSGLAPRHVDLRPFVLTGRDRTTIVPGGLTRVALKEGSLVVNSSQGGGTKDTWVLDE, from the coding sequence ATGGCAGTTGCGTTCGACGAAATGAACGAGCCGGGCGGCGACGTCCGTCAGGCTTATCAGGAGCTGTCGCGGTGGCTGAAAGAAACGCCACCGGAGGCGCTGGAATATCGCCGCCACGAGGCGGAGCTGTTGTTCCGGCGAATCGGCATCACCTTCGCGGTCTATGGCGAGGCGGAGGCACAGGAGCGGCTGATCCCGTTCGATGTCATCCCGCGCATCCTCTCGGGCAAGGAATGGACCCTGCTGGAGAAGGGCCTGAAGCAGCGCGTCAAGGCGCTGAACATGTTCCTACGCGACATCTATCACGGCCGCGACATCCTGCGCGCCAACGTGGTGCCCGATGACCTGATCTTCCAGAACCCGGTGTTCCGGCCGGAGATGAACGGCCAGGACGTGCCGCACGACGTCTATGTGCACATCGCCGGCATCGACATCGTCCGCGTCGATGCCAACGACTTCATCGTGCTGGAGGACAATGCGCGCACGCCATCCGGCGTGTCCTACATGCTGGAAAACCGCGAGATCATGATGCGGCTGTTTCCGGACCTGTTCGCGCGCCACCGCGTCGCGCCGGTCGAGCGCTATCCGGACGAGCTGCTGTCGTGCCTGCGCTCGGTCGCGCCGCTCAGCGCCTCGGCCGAGCCGACGGTGGCGCTGATGACGCCGGGCATCTACAACTCCGCCTATTACGAGCACTCGTTCCTGGCCGACAAGCTCGGCATCGAGCTGGTCGAGGGCCGCGACCTCATCGTCAAGAACGACGAGGTGTTCATGCGGACGACGGAGGGCCTGAAACGAGTCGACGTCATCTACCGCCGTGTCGACGATGATTTCCTCGATCCCCTCACCTTCCGCCCGGATTCGGCGCTCGGCGTGCCCGGGCTGATGTCGGCCTATGTCGCCGGCAATATCACGCTCGCCAACGCGGTCGGCACCGGCATCGCCGACGACAAGGCGATCTACTCCTACATGCCGGATATCGTGAAGTTCTATCTGGCCGAGGAGCCGATCCTGAAGAACGTGCAGACCTGGCGCTGCCGCGAGCCGCAGGATCTCTCTTACGTTCTCGACCATCTCGGCGAGCTCGTCGTCAAGGAGGTCCACGGCTCCGGTGGCTACGGCATGCTGATCGGCCCGGCCGCGACGAAAGCGACGATCGAGGCTTTCCGCGACAAGCTCAAGCGCGAGCCGGAAGGTTTCATCGCCCAGCCGACCCTGGCGCTCTCGACCTGTCCGACCTGCGTCCCTTCTGGACTGGCTCCGCGCCACGTCGATCTCCGGCCGTTCGTGCTGACCGGCCGCGACCGCACCACCATCGTGCCCGGCGGCCTCACCCGCGTGGCGCTGAAGGAGGGATCGCTGGTGGTGAATTCCAGCCAGGGCGGTGGCACGAAGGATACATGGGTGCTGGATGAGTAG
- a CDS encoding NADPH:quinone oxidoreductase family protein encodes MPRAIVCRELGPPEKLRLEELPARSLGDAEVRVKIRAAGINFPDILMAAGEYQLKPELPFTPGVEAAGDVIEAGAAVTDHAVGDKVIVRMRFGAYAEEAVVAASQLTPLPSPFDYAEGATYLAGHGTAHHALVDRGQLKPGETLLVHGAGGGVGLAAVELGKLIGATVIAAASSEEKLAAARARGADHLVLYAREPFRDAVKRITGGRGVDVVFDPVGGEVFENSVRCIAWGARLLVIGFTGGIGLARTNLILMKGASVLGVRAGEAVRQDPELGERRMAVLLAWAEDGKLRPNVSHRVPFKDYAAAMRLLIDRKAIGRVAMVMDS; translated from the coding sequence ATGCCGCGCGCGATCGTCTGCCGCGAGCTCGGGCCGCCGGAGAAGTTGCGGCTGGAGGAGCTGCCGGCTCGTTCGCTCGGCGATGCGGAGGTGCGGGTGAAGATCCGCGCCGCAGGCATCAACTTCCCGGACATTCTGATGGCCGCGGGCGAGTATCAGCTCAAGCCGGAGCTGCCGTTCACGCCGGGGGTCGAAGCGGCGGGTGACGTGATCGAGGCAGGTGCCGCGGTGACGGATCATGCGGTCGGCGACAAGGTGATCGTTCGCATGCGTTTCGGCGCCTATGCCGAGGAGGCGGTGGTCGCGGCGAGCCAGCTCACGCCGCTGCCGTCGCCCTTCGACTATGCGGAAGGGGCGACCTATCTCGCCGGCCACGGCACTGCGCATCACGCACTGGTCGATCGCGGCCAGCTCAAGCCCGGCGAAACCCTGCTGGTGCATGGCGCGGGCGGCGGAGTCGGGCTTGCCGCGGTGGAGCTCGGCAAGCTCATCGGCGCGACGGTGATCGCAGCCGCCTCATCCGAGGAGAAGCTCGCGGCGGCCCGCGCGCGCGGCGCTGATCACCTCGTGCTCTATGCGCGCGAGCCGTTCCGCGACGCCGTCAAGCGCATCACCGGCGGCCGCGGCGTCGACGTCGTGTTCGATCCGGTCGGCGGCGAGGTGTTCGAGAACAGCGTCCGCTGCATCGCCTGGGGCGCGCGGCTCTTGGTCATCGGCTTCACCGGCGGCATCGGGCTCGCACGGACGAACCTGATTTTGATGAAGGGCGCCAGCGTGCTCGGCGTGCGCGCAGGCGAGGCCGTGCGCCAGGATCCCGAATTGGGCGAGCGGAGGATGGCGGTGCTGCTGGCCTGGGCGGAGGACGGCAAGCTGCGCCCCAACGTGTCACATCGCGTGCCGTTCAAGGATTACGCCGCCGCGATGCGCCTGCTCATCGACCGCAAGGCAATCGGGAGGGTGGCGATGGTGATGGATTCGTAG
- a CDS encoding 2-hydroxychromene-2-carboxylate isomerase gives MIEFFFDCSSPWTYLAFHNIQPLAREFGGDIVWRPILVGGIFNTVNPSVYAQREKPVPAKAAYMLKDLGDWSRSAGLKIKMPPSVFPVNSVKAMRGCIWLGQEMVPFARAVFEIYWGEDQDISQDAVLAEVCRRVGIDAKALFDGIAQQGIKDQLRINTEEVVKRGGFGSPTIFVDVNDMYFGNDRLPLIREALAKRRAT, from the coding sequence ATGATCGAATTCTTCTTCGACTGCTCCAGCCCCTGGACCTACCTCGCCTTCCACAACATCCAGCCGCTCGCGCGCGAGTTCGGCGGCGACATCGTCTGGCGGCCCATTCTCGTCGGCGGCATCTTCAACACCGTCAATCCCAGCGTCTATGCGCAGCGCGAGAAGCCGGTGCCGGCCAAGGCGGCCTATATGCTCAAGGACCTCGGCGACTGGTCGCGCTCGGCGGGGCTGAAGATCAAGATGCCGCCCTCGGTGTTTCCGGTGAACAGCGTCAAGGCGATGCGCGGCTGCATCTGGCTCGGGCAGGAGATGGTGCCGTTCGCCCGCGCCGTGTTCGAGATCTACTGGGGCGAGGACCAGGACATTTCGCAGGATGCGGTGCTCGCCGAAGTGTGCCGGCGGGTCGGCATCGATGCCAAGGCGCTGTTCGACGGGATCGCGCAGCAGGGTATCAAGGATCAGCTCCGCATCAACACCGAGGAGGTCGTCAAGCGCGGCGGCTTCGGCTCGCCGACGATCTTCGTCGATGTCAACGACATGTATTTCGGCAACGACCGCCTGCCGCTGATCCGCGAGGCGCTGGCGAAGCGGCGGGCGACCTGA
- a CDS encoding transglutaminase family protein — translation MRLRISHSTTYRYEPAATGVIQIIRMTPGSHDGQYVAEWQIDVSTDSRLDMHEDAFGNVTHVITHGALQDLTITAEGLVETHDTGGVLKGTDERFPPGFFLRQTPLTTANAAMSTIVRELRAESESDVLGFLHTLMSQVYEHMTFDEDPTHSGTSAAEAFVLKRGVCQDYAHIFIASARAAGIPARFVSGHFLRSDGAVHQDAGHAWAEAYVPDLGWVGFDAANCICSTDAHVRVAIGLDYLGAAPVRGTRYGGGTETLAVKVKVEQVGRGGQSQSQSQRQS, via the coding sequence ATGCGCCTGCGTATCTCCCATTCCACCACCTACCGCTACGAGCCGGCGGCGACCGGCGTCATCCAGATCATCCGCATGACGCCCGGCAGCCATGACGGCCAGTATGTGGCGGAATGGCAGATCGACGTGTCGACCGATTCGCGCCTGGACATGCATGAGGACGCGTTCGGCAACGTCACCCACGTCATCACCCATGGTGCGCTGCAGGACCTCACGATCACCGCGGAAGGCCTGGTGGAGACCCACGACACCGGCGGCGTGCTCAAGGGCACCGACGAGCGGTTTCCGCCCGGCTTCTTCCTGCGCCAGACCCCGCTGACGACGGCGAACGCCGCCATGAGCACGATCGTCCGCGAGTTGCGCGCGGAATCCGAGAGCGACGTGCTCGGCTTCCTGCACACGCTGATGAGCCAAGTCTACGAGCACATGACCTTCGACGAGGACCCGACCCATAGCGGCACCTCGGCGGCGGAAGCGTTCGTGCTGAAGCGCGGCGTCTGCCAGGACTACGCCCACATCTTCATCGCCTCGGCGCGCGCCGCGGGCATCCCGGCCCGCTTCGTGTCCGGCCACTTCCTGCGCTCTGATGGTGCGGTGCACCAGGACGCGGGCCACGCCTGGGCCGAGGCCTATGTGCCGGATCTCGGCTGGGTCGGTTTCGATGCCGCCAACTGCATCTGCTCCACCGACGCCCATGTCCGGGTGGCGATCGGCCTCGATTATCTCGGCGCCGCCCCGGTGCGCGGCACCCGCTACGGCGGCGGCACCGAGACGCTTGCCGTCAAGGTGAAGGTCGAGCAGGTCGGCCGCGGCGGCCAGTCGCAATCGCAGTCGCAGCGCCAGTCCTGA
- the gpt gene encoding xanthine phosphoribosyltransferase, producing MTDKTLTAEERAGRAFPVSWDQFHRDCRALTWRLNDAGPFGAIIAITRGGLVPAAIVARELGIRVIDTVGIASYDHTRQGELNVLKAISEDTLKLGSGTGKGLLIVDDLVDTGKTAQLVREMLPDAHFATVYAKPKGRPLVDTFITEVSQDTWIFFPWDTALSFAPPLRDGAA from the coding sequence ATGACGGACAAGACGTTGACGGCAGAGGAGCGGGCGGGGCGGGCCTTCCCGGTGTCCTGGGATCAGTTTCACAGGGATTGCCGGGCGCTGACCTGGCGGCTGAACGATGCCGGCCCGTTCGGCGCGATCATCGCGATCACCCGCGGCGGGCTGGTGCCCGCCGCGATCGTCGCGCGCGAGCTCGGCATCCGCGTGATCGATACGGTCGGCATCGCCAGCTATGACCACACCCGGCAGGGCGAACTGAACGTGCTGAAGGCGATCTCGGAAGACACGCTGAAGCTCGGCAGCGGCACGGGCAAGGGGCTCTTGATCGTCGACGACCTCGTCGACACCGGCAAGACCGCGCAGCTGGTCCGGGAGATGCTGCCCGACGCGCATTTCGCCACCGTTTACGCCAAGCCGAAGGGCCGTCCGCTGGTCGATACCTTCATCACCGAGGTGTCGCAGGACACCTGGATCTTCTTTCCCTGGGACACCGCCCTGTCGTTCGCGCCGCCGCTGCGCGACGGAGCGGCCTAG
- a CDS encoding SDR family oxidoreductase, with translation MAEAKKIALVTGAGTGVGRAASLALMNAGFTVVLAGRREEMLEETAKLGPAGMSLPVSADMMNPASIAALFETVKSTYGRLDVLFNNAGMGAPPVPFEDLTMEQWQSVVATNLTAPFLCTQHAFRIMKDQSPRGGRIINNGSISAHAPRPFSSPYTSTKHAITGLTKASNLDGRAYDIAVGQIDIGNAETPMTERMVGGVLQPDGRMMPEPRMDVKAVGDAVAYMAGLPLSANVLFITVMATKMPFVGRG, from the coding sequence ATGGCTGAGGCAAAGAAGATAGCGCTGGTGACGGGCGCAGGCACCGGTGTCGGCCGCGCCGCATCGCTGGCGCTGATGAACGCCGGCTTCACCGTGGTGCTGGCCGGCCGCCGCGAGGAGATGCTGGAGGAGACCGCCAAGCTCGGCCCGGCCGGCATGAGCCTTCCCGTCTCCGCCGACATGATGAACCCCGCCTCGATCGCGGCGCTGTTCGAGACCGTGAAGTCGACCTATGGCCGGCTCGACGTGCTGTTCAACAATGCCGGCATGGGCGCGCCGCCGGTGCCGTTCGAAGACCTGACGATGGAGCAGTGGCAATCGGTGGTCGCCACCAACCTCACCGCGCCGTTCCTGTGCACGCAGCACGCCTTCCGCATCATGAAGGACCAGAGCCCGCGCGGCGGCCGCATCATCAACAACGGCTCGATCTCGGCGCATGCGCCGCGCCCGTTCTCCTCGCCCTACACCTCGACCAAGCACGCCATCACCGGCTTGACGAAAGCCTCGAACCTCGATGGCCGCGCCTACGACATCGCCGTCGGCCAGATCGACATCGGCAACGCCGAGACTCCGATGACCGAGCGCATGGTCGGCGGCGTGCTGCAGCCCGACGGCCGCATGATGCCCGAGCCGCGCATGGACGTGAAAGCCGTCGGCGACGCGGTCGCCTACATGGCGGGCCTGCCGCTCAGCGCCAACGTCCTGTTCATCACGGTGATGGCGACC
- a CDS encoding methionine synthase, whose amino-acid sequence MLFPSTIAGSLPKPEWLAEPNVLWAPWKSKGDELARAKRDATILALKLQEDSGIDILTEGEQSRQHFVHGFLERVEGIDFARKVEMGIRKDRYKAMVPQVVAPLSLKGRVHGDEARIARTHATRAVKFTLPGPMTIIDTIADNYYGDRVKMAFAFAELLNQEAKALHDDGIDMIQFDEPAFNVYMDEVRDWGIKALERAAEGLTCPTAVHICYGYGIKANTDWKETLGSEWRQYEETFPVIDASTIQQVAVECRNSKVPIELLGLLKNKIVQAGVIDVASDEIETAEDVCKTLEEVMKVVPKQNIIATTNCGMAPMRREIAEAKLMALGTGAKLARQRFA is encoded by the coding sequence ATGCTGTTTCCATCCACCATCGCAGGATCGCTGCCCAAGCCGGAATGGCTTGCCGAGCCGAACGTGCTGTGGGCGCCGTGGAAGTCGAAGGGTGACGAGCTCGCCCGCGCCAAGCGCGACGCCACCATCCTGGCGCTGAAGCTGCAAGAGGATTCCGGCATCGACATCCTCACCGAGGGCGAGCAGTCGCGGCAGCATTTCGTGCACGGCTTCCTCGAGCGTGTCGAAGGCATCGACTTCGCGCGCAAGGTCGAGATGGGCATCCGCAAGGACCGCTACAAGGCGATGGTGCCGCAGGTGGTGGCGCCGCTGTCGCTCAAGGGCCGCGTCCATGGCGACGAGGCCCGCATCGCCCGCACGCACGCGACGCGCGCCGTGAAGTTCACCCTGCCGGGGCCGATGACCATCATCGACACCATCGCCGACAACTACTACGGCGACCGCGTCAAGATGGCCTTCGCCTTCGCCGAGCTGTTGAACCAGGAAGCCAAGGCGCTGCACGACGACGGCATCGACATGATCCAGTTCGACGAGCCCGCCTTCAACGTCTACATGGACGAGGTGCGCGACTGGGGCATCAAGGCGCTGGAGCGCGCCGCCGAAGGCCTCACCTGCCCGACCGCCGTCCACATCTGCTACGGCTACGGCATCAAGGCCAACACCGACTGGAAGGAGACGCTCGGCAGCGAATGGCGGCAATACGAAGAGACCTTCCCGGTGATCGACGCCAGCACGATCCAGCAGGTCGCCGTCGAATGCCGCAATTCGAAGGTGCCGATCGAGCTGCTCGGGTTGTTGAAGAACAAGATCGTGCAGGCCGGCGTCATCGACGTCGCCAGCGACGAGATCGAGACCGCCGAGGACGTCTGCAAGACGCTCGAGGAGGTCATGAAGGTGGTGCCGAAACAGAACATCATCGCGACGACCAATTGCGGCATGGCCCCGATGCGCCGCGAGATCGCCGAGGCCAAGCTGATGGCCTTGGGCACCGGCGCGAAGCTCGCGCGGCAAAGGTTTGCGTGA
- a CDS encoding alpha-E domain-containing protein: protein MLSRTAENLYWLARYVERAEYLARTIDATLRVTALPAAYIGKTNEWESALLTAGVSASFFEAYPEANEHNVVEYLSFNQSNPSSIKNCIEAARLNARSVRTALTSEMWDTINGAWIELQEVWSKGTKTREELARFLRFVQETSLRFDGSAYRTMLRNDAYWFSRLGLHLERADNTARILDVKYHVLLPEEEHVGGPLDYYQWTSILRSVSALTAYHWVYRETLKPWLIADLLILNDTLPRSLASCYGNLVRNLDQIGVAYGRQGPSQRHARGVRNRLEHSNMDDIFQRGVHEFIQEFIADNSRLGEIITKQYLI from the coding sequence ATGCTGTCGCGCACCGCCGAAAACCTGTACTGGCTCGCCCGCTATGTGGAGCGCGCCGAGTATCTCGCCCGCACCATCGACGCCACGTTGCGCGTCACCGCCCTGCCCGCAGCCTATATCGGCAAGACCAACGAGTGGGAATCGGCGCTGCTGACCGCCGGTGTCTCGGCGAGCTTCTTCGAGGCCTATCCCGAGGCCAACGAGCACAATGTCGTCGAATATCTGTCGTTCAACCAGTCGAACCCGTCGTCGATCAAGAACTGCATCGAGGCCGCGCGCCTCAACGCCCGCTCGGTGCGCACCGCGCTGACCTCGGAGATGTGGGACACCATCAACGGCGCCTGGATCGAGCTGCAGGAGGTCTGGAGCAAGGGCACCAAGACCCGCGAGGAGCTGGCGCGGTTCCTCCGCTTCGTGCAGGAGACCTCGCTGCGCTTCGACGGCTCGGCCTACCGGACGATGCTGCGCAACGACGCCTACTGGTTCTCACGGCTCGGGCTGCATCTCGAACGTGCCGACAACACCGCGCGCATTCTCGACGTGAAATATCACGTGCTGCTGCCCGAGGAGGAGCATGTCGGCGGCCCGCTCGACTACTACCAGTGGACCTCGATCCTGCGCTCGGTGTCGGCGCTGACCGCCTATCATTGGGTGTATCGCGAGACGCTGAAACCCTGGCTGATCGCGGACCTCTTGATCCTCAACGACACGCTGCCGCGCTCGCTCGCCAGCTGCTACGGCAATCTCGTCCGCAATCTCGACCAGATCGGCGTCGCCTATGGCCGCCAGGGCCCGTCGCAGCGCCACGCCCGCGGCGTCCGCAACCGGCTCGAGCACTCCAACATGGACGACATCTTCCAGCGCGGCGTGCATGAGTTCATTCAGGAGTTCATCGCCGACAATTCCCGGCTCGGCGAGATCATCACCAAGCAATATCTGATCTGA
- a CDS encoding peptidase → MTYCCGILVRDGLVMIADTRTNAGLDNVSTFRKLHIFSNPGERIVAVASAGNLAISQSVLSTLTEGMEDPETGEVETLMNAPTMFQAAQRIGKAIRMVHATEGPALKAEDISFDVSFLFGGQIRGSRMRLFMVYTAGNFIECTTDTPYLQIGEHKYGKPVLDRAMHYDVELYEALKTGLISMDSTMRSNLGVGLPIDVLVVRSDACEADLNHRIEAGEPYFHDLRSRWSAALRAAHNNIPRPPYKTQSEVKH, encoded by the coding sequence ATGACCTATTGCTGCGGAATTCTGGTGCGTGACGGGCTCGTCATGATCGCGGACACAAGAACCAATGCCGGTCTCGACAACGTCTCGACCTTCCGCAAGCTGCACATCTTCTCCAATCCCGGCGAGCGTATCGTGGCGGTCGCCAGTGCCGGCAATCTCGCCATCAGCCAGTCCGTGCTGTCGACCCTGACCGAGGGCATGGAAGATCCCGAGACCGGCGAGGTCGAGACCTTGATGAACGCACCGACCATGTTCCAGGCAGCGCAGCGCATCGGCAAGGCGATTCGCATGGTGCATGCGACCGAAGGTCCGGCTCTGAAGGCCGAGGACATCTCGTTCGACGTCTCCTTCCTGTTCGGCGGCCAGATCCGGGGCTCGCGGATGCGGCTGTTCATGGTCTACACCGCCGGCAACTTCATCGAGTGCACGACGGACACGCCGTATTTGCAGATCGGCGAGCACAAATACGGCAAGCCGGTGCTCGACCGCGCCATGCACTACGACGTCGAGCTCTATGAGGCGCTCAAGACGGGCCTGATCTCGATGGATTCGACGATGCGCTCGAACCTCGGCGTCGGCCTGCCGATCGACGTGCTGGTGGTGCGCTCCGATGCCTGCGAGGCGGATCTCAACCACCGCATCGAGGCCGGCGAGCCCTATTTCCACGACCTCCGCTCGCGCTGGTCGGCGGCCCTGCGCGCGGCGCATAACAACATCCCGCGGCCGCCCTATAAGACTCAGAGCGAAGTGAAGCACTGA
- a CDS encoding molybdopterin-binding protein yields the protein MSEIVTAGLLVIGDEILSGRTKDKNIGFIAEYLTNLGIDLKEVRVVSDDEGDIIAALDALRHRYTYVFTTGGIGPTHDDITADSIAKAFGVGIDHHPEVVARFRERWSEQELNEARLRMARIPDGAELIQSATILAPGFKLGNVIVMAGVPSIMQAMMDIVAPKLKSGVRMLSETVRANAREGDIGGPLREIAKAHPDTIIGSYPFIDEDQKPNTHLVVRSRDQQKLSAAMSAVKEMLAGLNVTR from the coding sequence ATGAGCGAGATCGTCACCGCGGGGTTGCTGGTCATCGGCGACGAGATCCTGTCCGGCCGGACCAAGGACAAGAACATCGGCTTCATCGCCGAATACCTGACCAATCTCGGCATCGACCTCAAGGAGGTGCGGGTGGTCTCGGACGACGAGGGCGACATCATCGCCGCGCTGGATGCGCTGCGGCACCGCTACACCTATGTGTTCACGACAGGCGGCATCGGGCCGACCCATGACGACATCACCGCCGATTCGATTGCCAAGGCGTTCGGCGTCGGCATCGACCATCATCCGGAGGTGGTGGCGCGCTTCCGCGAGCGCTGGAGCGAGCAGGAGCTCAACGAGGCCCGGCTGCGCATGGCGCGGATCCCCGACGGCGCCGAGCTGATCCAGAGCGCGACGATCCTGGCGCCGGGCTTCAAGCTCGGCAATGTCATCGTCATGGCCGGCGTGCCCTCGATCATGCAGGCGATGATGGACATCGTCGCGCCGAAGCTGAAATCGGGCGTGCGCATGCTCTCGGAGACCGTGCGCGCCAACGCCCGCGAGGGCGACATTGGCGGCCCGTTGCGCGAGATCGCCAAGGCGCACCCGGACACCATCATCGGCAGCTATCCGTTCATCGACGAGGACCAGAAGCCGAACACGCACCTCGTGGTGCGCTCGCGCGACCAGCAGAAGCTGTCGGCGGCGATGAGCGCGGTGAAGGAGATGCTCGCGGGGCTGAACGTGACGCGGTAA